In Qipengyuania psychrotolerans, one DNA window encodes the following:
- the mreC gene encoding rod shape-determining protein MreC translates to MAPSGTRRSSYSRRAQYNIFTGYIIAGVGALIGAILLGVSFFQPSFFGGPRSAAQDAVTPATETAATVRSGSKSLWDSVSGYYRAGSKNAELKREMELARIRLEEAKAVRQENVRLKGLLKLQDKERKPVAVGRLVGSSSTSTRRFAYLGAGSDDGIEVGMPVRSPRGVVGRILETGDSSSRVLLLTDSESVLPVRRAGDEVVAFAEGRGDSLLRIKLINLGINPLKVGDLFVTSGAGGYYPPGIAVAIVTELADDGGLARIVSDPAATDFVAVEPIFEPEAALGASTPIEEELTD, encoded by the coding sequence ATGGCGCCGAGCGGCACACGGCGCTCGAGCTATTCGAGGCGGGCGCAGTACAACATTTTTACCGGCTATATCATTGCCGGGGTCGGCGCCCTTATCGGCGCGATCCTGCTTGGTGTGTCGTTCTTCCAGCCCAGCTTTTTCGGTGGCCCTCGCAGTGCCGCTCAAGATGCTGTCACGCCGGCGACCGAGACAGCTGCCACGGTTCGTTCCGGCAGCAAGTCACTTTGGGATTCCGTCAGCGGGTATTACCGTGCCGGATCGAAGAACGCGGAACTCAAGCGAGAGATGGAGCTCGCGCGCATCCGGCTCGAAGAAGCCAAGGCCGTGCGTCAGGAAAACGTCCGGTTGAAAGGCCTGCTCAAGTTGCAGGACAAGGAACGGAAGCCCGTTGCAGTCGGAAGGCTGGTAGGCTCCAGTTCCACGAGCACTCGCCGCTTCGCCTATCTTGGCGCAGGTAGCGACGACGGGATCGAGGTTGGTATGCCGGTTCGCTCGCCCCGCGGTGTGGTCGGCCGGATACTCGAGACGGGCGACAGCTCCTCCCGCGTCTTGCTGCTGACAGATAGCGAAAGCGTGTTGCCTGTTCGGCGCGCAGGCGATGAAGTGGTCGCCTTTGCCGAAGGGCGCGGCGACAGCCTGCTGCGTATCAAACTGATCAATCTGGGTATCAACCCGCTCAAGGTAGGCGATTTGTTCGTCACCTCCGGTGCAGGCGGTTATTATCCACCAGGGATTGCCGTCGCGATTGTGACCGAACTTGCCGATGACGGCGGACTCGCACGGATCGTGAGCGATCCTGCAGCTACCGACTTCGTTGCAGTCGAACCGATCTTCGAACCGGAGGCGGCGCTTGGCGCGTCCACTCCGATCGAAGAGGAGTTGACCGACTGA
- a CDS encoding ectonucleotide pyrophosphatase/phosphodiesterase, translating into MKPVLSALALTFAAFAGGCTSVSSPPMAAAPVSVREPVTILVSIDGFHPDYLDRGLTPNLSQLASGGVTAAMRPSFPTKTFPNHWTLVTGLVPDHHGIIANRMEDRTRPDEPFTMASVDPFWWNDARPIWVEAEEAGIRTAAMFWPGSAVPWGGTSQRRGPVSDGVLPSDWQQFSMQVSNTQRVNSVLDWLRRPEDIRPEFVTLYFDTVDTAGHDGGPGSGEVNAGLKDIDGHIGALISGLNELGQTANLVIVSDHGMAPTSSERVIVLDQIVDPSLYRLVESGAYATFEATQGNEAAFEAAILADHARMECWPKSDIPARFQYGTHDRIPPYFCLPETGWTVTRSAPSGDWTGGNHGFDPFAPEMAALFIANGPAFASGKGIPAFQNVAIAPLLRELIGLPQKQRADGSLEDVKGALRAPR; encoded by the coding sequence ATGAAACCTGTGTTGTCCGCCCTCGCCCTTACGTTCGCAGCGTTTGCGGGCGGATGCACTTCGGTTTCCTCTCCGCCGATGGCCGCCGCGCCGGTCTCGGTGCGGGAGCCTGTGACGATCCTTGTCTCAATCGACGGTTTCCATCCTGATTATCTGGACCGGGGCCTTACTCCGAATCTTTCGCAGCTTGCATCCGGCGGTGTGACTGCGGCGATGCGACCGTCCTTCCCCACAAAGACATTTCCCAATCACTGGACGCTGGTGACGGGCCTCGTGCCCGACCATCACGGGATCATCGCAAACAGGATGGAGGATCGCACCCGTCCCGATGAACCCTTTACCATGGCTAGCGTGGATCCGTTCTGGTGGAACGATGCCCGCCCGATCTGGGTCGAGGCCGAAGAAGCCGGGATCCGGACGGCGGCGATGTTCTGGCCGGGATCGGCAGTCCCCTGGGGCGGCACCTCGCAGCGCAGAGGTCCGGTATCGGACGGCGTCTTGCCAAGTGACTGGCAGCAATTCTCGATGCAGGTCTCCAATACGCAGCGCGTGAACAGCGTGCTGGACTGGCTGCGCCGGCCCGAGGACATCCGCCCTGAATTTGTCACGCTCTACTTCGACACAGTCGATACGGCTGGGCATGACGGCGGCCCTGGCAGCGGCGAGGTAAACGCAGGCCTGAAAGACATTGATGGGCATATCGGCGCGCTTATCTCTGGCCTCAACGAGCTGGGACAAACGGCCAATCTGGTTATCGTCTCCGACCACGGCATGGCGCCAACATCGTCGGAGCGAGTTATCGTACTCGATCAGATCGTCGATCCCTCGCTCTACCGGCTTGTCGAATCTGGCGCTTATGCGACTTTCGAAGCCACTCAAGGCAACGAAGCCGCATTCGAAGCCGCCATTCTGGCCGATCACGCGAGGATGGAATGCTGGCCCAAGAGCGATATCCCTGCGCGCTTCCAATATGGTACGCATGACCGCATCCCGCCGTATTTTTGTCTGCCAGAAACCGGCTGGACGGTTACTCGGTCCGCACCTTCGGGCGATTGGACCGGCGGCAATCACGGCTTTGACCCGTTTGCACCTGAAATGGCGGCATTGTTCATTGCCAACGGTCCCGCCTTCGCCAGCGGCAAGGGCATTCCGGCGTTTCAGAATGTGGCGATCGCACCGCTGCTGCGCGAACTGATCGGTCTGCCGCAGAAACAGCGCGCCGACGGTTCGCTGGAGGATGTAAAAGGCGCCTTGCGAGCACCGCGGTAG
- a CDS encoding DUF1206 domain-containing protein, translating into MVDKSEKFNWLVRIGYFSRAILYFVLGLIALTSASKIAEGTNGIFKAIEEYPAGTFILWIMVVGLLAYALFRFCSLLFDIENNGSDAKGWGKRIGHAGSGIAHLALAYSAYKFASSEGSGDGGSGGSGAQEAASGVLSFEFGGVVLGLLGIALFIAAFHQAKKGLTGSFMNRISGQAPDFTRWLGGAGFLARAVVYIVIGWSLFQAGFMSGGADQIKTLGDAVSSLAGEGFIFTLTAIGLMLFGLFSLILARYRIIPELDSSAGVPSFRA; encoded by the coding sequence ATGGTCGACAAATCCGAGAAGTTCAATTGGCTGGTCCGCATCGGCTACTTTAGCCGTGCCATCCTCTATTTCGTCCTCGGGCTCATCGCCCTGACGAGCGCAAGCAAGATCGCAGAAGGCACCAATGGTATCTTCAAGGCAATCGAAGAGTATCCCGCCGGTACGTTCATTCTCTGGATCATGGTCGTCGGCCTTCTGGCCTATGCGCTGTTCCGGTTCTGCTCGCTGTTGTTCGACATCGAAAACAATGGCTCCGATGCCAAAGGCTGGGGCAAGCGCATTGGCCATGCCGGTAGCGGCATCGCCCACCTTGCGCTTGCTTATTCCGCTTACAAGTTTGCCAGCAGCGAAGGCTCAGGTGATGGCGGGTCGGGCGGCAGCGGTGCTCAGGAAGCTGCCTCGGGTGTTCTTTCGTTTGAGTTCGGCGGTGTCGTTCTCGGCCTGCTCGGTATCGCGCTGTTTATCGCAGCGTTCCATCAGGCGAAAAAGGGCCTCACTGGCAGTTTCATGAACCGCATCAGCGGGCAGGCACCCGACTTTACGCGCTGGCTCGGGGGCGCAGGCTTCCTCGCTCGCGCCGTGGTTTACATCGTGATCGGCTGGTCGCTGTTCCAGGCAGGCTTTATGTCAGGCGGTGCAGACCAGATCAAAACTCTGGGTGACGCAGTATCTAGCCTGGCAGGTGAAGGGTTCATCTTTACGCTTACTGCAATCGGCTTGATGCTGTTCGGTCTCTTCAGCCTGATCCTGGCACGTTACCGGATCATCCCGGAACTTGATTCCAGTGCCGGGGTCCCCAGCTTCCGCGCATGA
- the mrdA gene encoding penicillin-binding protein 2, with product MGMFSSRKRRVGKPRDLVSQTTLDNAFDRRSFVIAAGMGGLGTILAARMAYIAIAENERWVLESESNRVNLSLIPPRRGWILDRNGAPLASNRADFRVDVIPDRMKDPEKTVEALAKILDLEATTVADITKRIDDARGFQPVEIATGLDYDQFAAISVRLPDLPGVVPQRGFSRYYQTGPSVGHLIGYVGPASAEEYEENPDPILITPGYKIGKDALEKQFEQDLRGEPGARRVEVTASGRIVRDLETREDVQGDPVRLTIDGPLQDYAARRIGLESGSCVVMDCETGDLLCMASMPSFDPNSFSAGIGRVEYSMLRDDERVPLRNKVLKGLYPPGSTIKPMHCMAFLDAGVKPEEAIMCNGGRRIGNRFFNCWSNHGRVDMAKAIYQSCDSYFYHFAQQIGFAKVAEWAKKMGLGEEFDLPVTSQFYGTVPSPAWKERKFEREWQPYDTVNSSIGQGYYLTNPLQLAVMSARLATGNRVMPRLRLTDKKPQFEHFDFSPEEIGYVRQAMSDVVNGPGTAGRARLPIDDVLMAGKTGTAQVVSLSVSNGKTGPWKYRDHGLFIFFAPFDKPKYAGAVVIEHGGGSGSAYPIARDVMTYLFDPAKGIEALSALEKQWGGTAQQRLDQKYRAYAAANGEAVPPVPSRDEDIFDRVEAEARVAARQTEQLAEETIQPRVDTRTAAEVREASQPPQATATSPAAPEPTPTPGTE from the coding sequence ATGGGCATGTTTTCGAGTCGGAAACGGCGGGTCGGAAAGCCCCGTGACCTGGTTAGCCAGACCACGCTCGACAACGCTTTCGACCGGCGTTCATTTGTCATTGCTGCCGGGATGGGCGGCCTGGGGACGATCCTTGCTGCTCGCATGGCTTATATTGCCATCGCCGAAAACGAGCGCTGGGTGCTCGAATCCGAAAGCAACCGCGTCAATCTCTCGCTAATCCCTCCGCGCCGCGGGTGGATTCTGGACCGCAATGGCGCGCCGCTTGCCTCGAACCGAGCCGACTTTCGCGTGGATGTCATTCCCGACCGGATGAAGGACCCCGAAAAGACCGTCGAAGCGCTTGCCAAGATACTCGATCTCGAAGCCACAACGGTCGCCGATATTACGAAACGGATCGACGATGCGCGCGGGTTTCAGCCGGTCGAGATCGCTACTGGTCTCGATTACGATCAGTTTGCCGCGATCAGCGTACGCTTGCCGGATCTGCCGGGCGTCGTGCCGCAGCGTGGTTTCTCAAGGTACTATCAAACCGGACCCAGCGTCGGTCACCTGATCGGCTATGTCGGACCCGCTTCGGCAGAAGAATACGAAGAGAATCCCGACCCTATCCTGATTACTCCGGGCTACAAGATCGGGAAGGACGCGCTGGAGAAGCAGTTCGAACAGGATTTGCGCGGGGAACCTGGGGCGCGGCGTGTTGAAGTCACCGCATCGGGGCGCATCGTGCGCGATCTCGAGACCCGCGAAGATGTTCAGGGCGATCCGGTCCGCCTCACGATCGACGGTCCGCTCCAGGACTACGCAGCCCGGCGTATCGGCCTTGAAAGCGGGTCATGCGTGGTGATGGACTGCGAAACTGGCGATTTGCTGTGCATGGCCTCGATGCCGAGCTTCGATCCGAACAGCTTTTCTGCCGGTATTGGCCGTGTGGAATACTCCATGCTGCGCGACGACGAACGTGTGCCCTTGCGCAACAAGGTTCTGAAGGGCCTTTACCCGCCAGGCTCCACCATAAAACCAATGCATTGCATGGCCTTCCTCGATGCCGGGGTGAAGCCGGAAGAAGCCATCATGTGCAATGGTGGCCGCCGGATCGGCAACCGGTTCTTCAATTGCTGGAGCAATCACGGCCGGGTCGATATGGCCAAGGCGATCTACCAGAGCTGCGACAGCTATTTCTACCACTTCGCCCAGCAGATCGGCTTCGCGAAAGTGGCGGAATGGGCCAAGAAAATGGGCCTTGGCGAAGAGTTCGATCTTCCCGTCACCAGCCAGTTTTACGGCACCGTCCCCTCCCCCGCTTGGAAAGAACGCAAGTTCGAGCGTGAATGGCAGCCCTACGACACGGTGAACTCGTCGATTGGCCAGGGCTACTACCTTACCAATCCGCTGCAATTGGCCGTGATGTCTGCCCGCCTTGCGACCGGCAACCGGGTAATGCCGAGGCTGCGCCTCACCGACAAGAAACCCCAGTTCGAGCATTTCGATTTTAGCCCGGAAGAGATCGGCTATGTCCGTCAGGCCATGAGCGACGTGGTCAACGGGCCCGGCACTGCGGGACGCGCGCGTCTCCCGATCGATGATGTTCTGATGGCCGGCAAGACCGGTACGGCTCAGGTCGTCTCGCTCAGCGTTTCGAACGGCAAGACCGGGCCTTGGAAATACCGCGACCACGGATTGTTCATTTTCTTCGCCCCGTTCGACAAGCCGAAATATGCGGGCGCAGTCGTCATCGAGCATGGCGGCGGTTCTGGTTCGGCCTATCCAATCGCGCGCGACGTGATGACCTATCTGTTTGATCCTGCAAAAGGCATCGAGGCACTCAGCGCGCTCGAAAAGCAATGGGGCGGAACGGCGCAGCAAAGGCTCGACCAGAAATATCGCGCCTACGCAGCGGCCAATGGGGAAGCTGTGCCCCCAGTTCCTTCCCGCGACGAGGATATCTTCGACCGGGTCGAGGCAGAAGCCCGTGTGGCAGCGCGTCAGACGGAACAGCTCGCCGAAGAAACCATCCAGCCCCGTGTCGATACGCGAACAGCAGCTGAAGTCCGCGAAGCGTCACAGCCGCCGCAGGCAACAGCGACCAGTCCGGCTGCTCCAGAACCTACCCCCACACCGGGCACCGAATGA
- a CDS encoding MauE/DoxX family redox-associated membrane protein produces MSEQLETLDKEAGGRKTARLYRMVMDKHVCPYGIKSKYLLESEGYKVEDHHLTTREETDAFKEQHGVATTPQTFIDGVRIGGHEALRKHFDRKVKDKGATSYQPVIAVFAVAAGLALSLSTFVYDTPITVRAAEWFIAFSMAMLAMLKLQDVEQFSTMFVGYDLLGRRFVPYAYAYPFLEALTAILMAGRIFPAVSVPIALTIGTIGAVSVFYAVYIQEREIKCACVGGSSNVPLGFVSLSENLAMIGMGLWMLLRPAL; encoded by the coding sequence ATGAGCGAACAATTGGAAACGCTAGACAAAGAGGCGGGTGGTCGAAAGACCGCCCGCCTTTATCGCATGGTAATGGACAAGCACGTCTGTCCATACGGCATCAAATCGAAATACCTCCTCGAAAGCGAAGGCTACAAGGTTGAAGACCACCACCTGACCACGCGTGAGGAAACCGACGCATTCAAGGAACAGCACGGGGTCGCGACCACGCCCCAGACATTCATCGACGGCGTGCGGATTGGCGGTCATGAAGCTTTGCGCAAGCATTTCGATCGAAAGGTCAAAGACAAGGGCGCAACCAGTTACCAGCCCGTCATTGCGGTGTTCGCAGTCGCGGCTGGCCTGGCATTGTCGCTCAGCACGTTCGTATACGATACCCCGATCACCGTGCGCGCCGCAGAGTGGTTTATCGCCTTCTCGATGGCGATGCTGGCCATGCTCAAGCTGCAGGATGTCGAGCAGTTTTCGACGATGTTCGTCGGCTATGACCTGCTGGGCCGCCGGTTCGTGCCCTACGCCTATGCCTACCCGTTTCTGGAAGCACTGACGGCCATCCTGATGGCCGGGCGCATCTTCCCGGCAGTCTCGGTGCCCATAGCCCTTACCATCGGCACGATTGGCGCGGTCAGCGTGTTTTACGCAGTCTATATCCAGGAGCGCGAGATCAAATGCGCCTGTGTCGGCGGCAGCAGCAACGTCCCGCTCGGCTTCGTGTCCCTATCCGAAAATCTCGCGATGATTGGGATGGGTCTTTGGATGTTGCTTCGGCCCGCACTCTGA
- the mutL gene encoding DNA mismatch repair endonuclease MutL: MPIIRRLPDNLVNRIAAGEVVERPSSALKELVENAIDADASRIAVKLVEGGLTSLEVTDDGCGMTPDEMALALERHATSKLPDEAIEQVATLGFRGEALPSIASVARFTMESRAHGAEQGWKRIVDHGQLLSEGPAALPPGTRVRVENLFAKIPARRKFLRTARSEYAACLDVVKRLAMARPDVAMTLDHGERRILGLQGEEGLVNRVAQVVARELKDNGVPIDLERGTMRLTGIAGLPTYNRGIADHQYLFVNGRPVKDRLLTGAVRGAYADMLARDRHAVLALFLDLPPEEVDVNVHPAKTEVRFRDSQAVRGFIVSGLRQALSIGDKRSAQSPDAGAMSRWQAEPVRGEPSPALRSIFEGRDWSSPAQGVADAGQAWRGPDAGVMAEPRGRAEEAAPASAYDQDYPLGIARGQVANTYIVAEAKDGLVLVDQHAAHERLVLERLRSAGAEEAVARSQALLIPEVVEMDETSCDRLEGAADALAKHGLAIERFGPSAILVRSLPHAIARTDPEKLLRDIDDDLALNGEALLLGEKLDLVLATMACHGSVRAGRTLRVDEMNSLLREMERTPRSGQCNHGRPTWVKLSMEDVEKLFGRH, from the coding sequence ATGCCAATCATTCGCCGCCTACCCGACAATCTGGTCAATCGTATCGCTGCTGGTGAGGTCGTTGAACGTCCTTCGTCGGCGCTCAAGGAACTGGTCGAAAACGCCATCGATGCGGATGCATCTCGCATCGCGGTAAAGCTGGTCGAGGGCGGCCTGACGAGTCTCGAGGTGACCGATGACGGCTGCGGAATGACACCCGACGAAATGGCGCTGGCGCTTGAACGTCATGCGACATCGAAACTTCCCGATGAAGCTATCGAACAGGTCGCGACACTTGGTTTTCGCGGCGAGGCTTTGCCCAGTATCGCAAGCGTCGCGCGCTTCACCATGGAAAGCCGCGCGCACGGTGCGGAGCAAGGCTGGAAGCGCATCGTCGATCACGGCCAGCTCCTCTCGGAAGGCCCCGCGGCACTTCCGCCCGGTACCCGCGTCCGAGTCGAAAACCTGTTCGCGAAAATCCCTGCCCGGCGCAAGTTCCTGCGCACCGCGCGCAGTGAATACGCTGCATGTCTCGACGTGGTGAAACGCTTGGCGATGGCGCGCCCTGACGTGGCCATGACGCTGGATCATGGCGAACGGCGCATCCTTGGCCTTCAAGGTGAAGAAGGGCTCGTGAACCGGGTCGCTCAGGTGGTCGCGCGCGAATTGAAGGACAACGGTGTCCCGATCGATCTGGAGCGCGGGACAATGCGGCTGACCGGGATCGCCGGATTGCCGACCTACAACCGCGGAATTGCCGACCATCAATATCTGTTCGTGAACGGGAGGCCAGTCAAAGACCGCCTGCTGACCGGCGCTGTGCGCGGTGCCTATGCGGATATGCTGGCGCGCGATCGCCATGCAGTACTCGCGCTGTTCCTCGACCTTCCGCCGGAAGAAGTCGACGTGAACGTCCATCCCGCCAAGACAGAAGTGCGCTTTCGCGATTCCCAGGCGGTTCGCGGATTCATCGTTTCCGGCCTGCGGCAGGCGTTGTCCATCGGCGACAAGCGCAGCGCGCAATCGCCCGATGCGGGTGCCATGTCGCGCTGGCAGGCAGAGCCGGTACGCGGCGAGCCATCGCCGGCACTGCGGTCCATCTTTGAAGGCAGGGACTGGTCATCACCGGCCCAGGGCGTAGCCGATGCCGGACAGGCCTGGCGCGGACCTGATGCAGGCGTAATGGCAGAACCGCGCGGCCGCGCCGAGGAAGCTGCCCCGGCTTCCGCTTACGATCAGGATTATCCCCTTGGTATCGCTCGGGGACAGGTCGCCAACACCTACATTGTCGCCGAAGCCAAGGACGGGCTGGTACTCGTCGACCAGCACGCAGCGCACGAGCGCCTCGTCCTCGAACGGCTGCGCAGTGCCGGAGCAGAAGAGGCGGTCGCCCGCAGCCAGGCGCTGCTCATTCCAGAAGTAGTGGAGATGGACGAGACATCCTGCGACCGCCTGGAAGGTGCCGCGGATGCCTTGGCCAAACATGGGCTGGCGATTGAGCGATTCGGACCATCGGCCATTCTTGTGCGGAGCCTTCCGCACGCGATTGCGCGCACTGATCCCGAGAAACTGCTGCGCGATATCGACGACGACCTCGCGCTCAATGGTGAGGCGTTGTTGCTGGGCGAGAAGCTCGATCTCGTGCTGGCGACGATGGCGTGCCACGGTTCGGTGAGGGCAGGGCGGACATTGCGGGTCGACGAGATGAATTCGCTCCTGCGCGAAATGGAGCGCACGCCTCGGTCGGGCCAGTGCAACCATGGCCGCCCGACATGGGTCAAGCTGTCGATGGAAGATGTCGAAAAATTGTTCGGGAGGCATTGA
- a CDS encoding MaoC family dehydratase gives MKYYEDIAVGDARSFGHYEVTREEVMDFARKYDPQPFHLDDDAAAATHFGRLSASGWHTCSMTMAMMVENMRSEKSAGLGSPGVDQLRWKKPVYPGDTLRCETEIIEKRRSASRPEMGIFKSSIRTYNQNDEVVLEMVSNGLISTREPGGSD, from the coding sequence ATGAAATATTACGAAGATATCGCAGTGGGCGATGCCCGCAGTTTCGGACATTACGAGGTCACCCGCGAAGAGGTGATGGACTTCGCAAGAAAATACGATCCGCAACCCTTCCACCTCGACGATGACGCTGCGGCCGCAACGCACTTCGGGCGTCTTTCGGCCAGTGGATGGCATACTTGTTCGATGACCATGGCGATGATGGTGGAGAACATGCGCAGCGAGAAATCTGCGGGTCTCGGATCGCCGGGGGTGGACCAGTTGCGCTGGAAAAAGCCGGTCTATCCCGGCGACACTCTCCGCTGCGAAACCGAAATCATCGAAAAACGGCGGAGCGCGTCGCGGCCCGAAATGGGCATCTTCAAGAGCAGTATCCGCACCTACAACCAGAACGATGAAGTCGTTCTGGAAATGGTCTCCAACGGTTTGATTTCCACGCGCGAACCGGGTGGTTCAGACTAG
- a CDS encoding rod shape-determining protein MreD, with protein sequence MERMEPRARSDAYGSRINRSHSPLIANVIPWISILLGSLLPIFAIAAALPMVPPLGFLALLGWRLVRPGLLPVWAGFPLGLFDDLFSGQPFGFAILFWSASLLAIEFVELRWPWRGFWQDWFTASLLVSLYLITGWLLSGASPTLPSLIALIPQLLFSILAFPIIARVIARLDRLRLMRWKRL encoded by the coding sequence ATGGAGCGGATGGAGCCGCGTGCCCGCAGCGATGCCTATGGCAGCCGAATAAACCGCTCGCATTCACCGCTGATCGCAAATGTTATTCCCTGGATTTCGATCCTGCTCGGATCGCTCCTTCCCATATTCGCCATCGCTGCAGCACTACCAATGGTGCCGCCGCTCGGATTTCTGGCATTGCTCGGCTGGCGCTTGGTTCGTCCAGGCCTCCTACCTGTATGGGCTGGCTTCCCCTTGGGTTTATTCGATGACCTTTTCAGCGGGCAACCTTTCGGGTTCGCTATCCTGTTCTGGTCCGCTTCGCTGCTTGCGATCGAGTTCGTGGAACTGCGCTGGCCCTGGCGCGGGTTCTGGCAGGATTGGTTCACCGCCAGTTTACTGGTAAGCTTGTACTTGATTACCGGTTGGCTTCTTTCAGGCGCGAGCCCGACGTTGCCCTCCTTAATTGCATTGATACCGCAACTCTTGTTCTCGATTCTCGCCTTTCCCATCATCGCCCGCGTCATTGCGCGGCTCGACCGGCTGCGACTGATGCGTTGGAAGCGTCTGTAA
- a CDS encoding rod shape-determining protein, translated as MGIWNNIFKFGVQNMAIDLGTANTLVYVQDQGIVLNEPSVVALETINGMKRVKAVGDDAKMMMGKTPDSIEAIRPLRDGVIADLDVAEEMIKHFIRKVNGRKSLMRYPEITICVPSGSTSVERRAIRDAASNAGASQVYLILEPMAAAIGADMPVTEPVGSMVVDIGGGTTEVAVLSLRGLAYTTSVRTGGDKMDEAIVSYVRRHHNLLIGESTAERIKKDYGIARAPEDGIGEQITLKGRDLVNGVPKEITINQGHLAEALNEPIGAIVEGVRIALENTAPELAADIVDQGIVLTGGGALISGLDEYLRDETGLPVTIAEDPLSCVAIGTGRAMEDPIYRGVLMTA; from the coding sequence ATGGGTATCTGGAATAACATCTTCAAATTCGGCGTTCAGAACATGGCTATCGACCTCGGTACCGCCAATACGCTGGTTTATGTGCAAGATCAGGGCATCGTTCTTAACGAGCCGAGCGTCGTGGCGCTTGAGACCATCAATGGCATGAAGCGGGTCAAGGCAGTTGGTGACGATGCCAAGATGATGATGGGCAAGACACCCGACTCGATCGAAGCCATTCGCCCGCTTCGTGACGGTGTGATTGCCGACCTCGACGTGGCCGAAGAAATGATCAAGCACTTCATCCGCAAGGTGAACGGCCGCAAGAGCCTGATGCGTTATCCCGAAATCACCATCTGTGTGCCGTCCGGCTCGACCAGCGTAGAACGCCGCGCGATCCGTGATGCGGCCAGCAACGCCGGTGCTTCGCAGGTTTATCTCATTCTCGAACCGATGGCCGCGGCGATCGGCGCAGACATGCCGGTCACCGAGCCGGTTGGCTCCATGGTCGTCGACATCGGCGGCGGCACCACGGAAGTTGCCGTTCTTTCGCTTCGCGGCCTCGCCTACACGACATCGGTCCGTACCGGCGGTGACAAGATGGACGAGGCTATCGTCTCCTATGTCAGGCGACACCACAATCTGTTGATTGGCGAATCGACTGCTGAACGGATCAAGAAGGATTACGGTATCGCCCGTGCTCCGGAAGATGGCATCGGCGAACAGATCACTCTGAAGGGCCGCGATCTCGTCAACGGCGTGCCAAAAGAAATCACGATCAACCAGGGCCACCTCGCCGAAGCCCTCAACGAGCCAATCGGCGCGATTGTCGAAGGCGTACGGATCGCACTTGAAAACACTGCTCCTGAGTTGGCAGCGGATATCGTCGATCAGGGCATCGTCCTGACCGGCGGCGGCGCTCTTATCTCGGGTCTGGATGAATATCTCCGCGATGAGACTGGCCTGCCGGTCACGATCGCAGAAGATCCGCTTTCCTGCGTTGCAATCGGGACCGGCCGCGCAATGGAAGACCCGATTTATCGCGGCGTACTGATGACAGCTTGA